A section of the Elizabethkingia anophelis R26 genome encodes:
- a CDS encoding GAF domain-containing protein, producing MLQEKESPFILRIAFHKYIEVLEKIRDQDPESYRSEYARALLEKVDKVPELREGFDDIDVIHNNEELIHQLLAYLFPTALTNNEIKAASIPFFNLTFNYTERFKKLLSDAGQSFEIKIRDLDDDYFYIMNCVVIIHTYFKKEIKTSTPLYFDIPDKQGFIRHYRLTINADFTETIPTEKAHFLNNDEIDLLLDNYENIDLWKSKFPPESWILKGFFIISLTDVTADFSLSELKSNLLSIDPETGALDNSFEPILRSYFEIPDLRTGFMFFNHEQNRLEKLQNNRALFSSSILEFLYDKLGFDAIGKEAYDALAQSNKPIVVSDVYKYADSEKFQFISSYFIEHNVHSFIMIPVVKDNQLLAILEMSSGIKGAFNSLKVKKLDFVTPFLLFSISRFHYEWQTKLDAIIQQEYTSLHPSVAWKFREEAQNAFFGSLRNEEYNLKEISFDHVYPLYGQTDIKSSSSIRNKAQQEDLLEQLNRLVSVYENIKNEKAVNEKILFGLKILAEEVEAGLKTDTEQRVLRFLANKVHPELEENNTPEIINYFSLLDSNGQLLYKRRKAFDDTVSAINKNFANLLERKEQEAQLIFPHYFELFKTDGVEHNIYVGQSISPTRHYSKEILHQLRYWQLETLCEMELCHESIKSCLPYNLDVHTLILVFNVSLSIRFRMDEKRFDVDGAYNSRYEVVKKRIDKAYIKNTTERITQPGKICIVYSSNEDEKEYYSYIQILQEKGYLSGHVEKLDVEELPGVSGLKALRANINRDKTVDVSCDFLN from the coding sequence ATGCTTCAGGAGAAAGAATCACCTTTTATACTGCGTATCGCATTTCATAAATATATTGAGGTGCTGGAAAAAATACGGGATCAGGATCCGGAATCTTACAGATCCGAATACGCCCGTGCGCTTTTAGAAAAGGTAGATAAAGTTCCTGAACTCAGAGAAGGCTTCGATGACATAGATGTTATTCATAATAACGAAGAACTTATACATCAGCTCCTTGCCTATCTATTCCCAACTGCTTTAACCAATAATGAAATAAAAGCAGCCAGTATTCCTTTCTTCAATCTTACATTTAATTACACAGAAAGGTTTAAGAAACTATTGTCAGATGCCGGACAAAGTTTCGAAATAAAAATAAGAGATTTAGATGATGACTATTTCTATATTATGAATTGTGTGGTGATTATACACACCTATTTTAAAAAAGAAATTAAAACATCAACTCCATTATATTTTGATATCCCTGACAAACAAGGATTTATAAGACATTACCGCCTAACAATAAACGCTGATTTCACAGAAACTATTCCCACCGAAAAAGCTCATTTTCTGAATAATGATGAAATAGATCTTCTTCTGGATAATTATGAGAATATTGATCTGTGGAAATCTAAATTTCCACCTGAAAGCTGGATATTAAAAGGATTTTTTATTATCAGCCTGACGGATGTAACAGCAGATTTTTCTCTTTCAGAGCTAAAATCTAATCTGTTGAGTATAGATCCGGAAACAGGAGCTCTGGACAATAGCTTCGAGCCTATCCTGCGTTCTTATTTCGAGATTCCAGATCTTCGTACAGGGTTTATGTTCTTCAATCATGAACAAAACAGACTGGAAAAGCTGCAAAACAATCGTGCTCTTTTCTCCAGTTCCATTTTAGAATTTCTTTATGATAAACTAGGCTTTGATGCAATTGGTAAAGAAGCTTATGATGCTTTGGCACAAAGCAATAAACCTATTGTTGTTTCTGATGTATACAAATATGCCGATTCAGAAAAATTTCAGTTTATCTCCAGTTATTTTATAGAACATAATGTACATAGCTTCATTATGATTCCTGTCGTAAAGGACAATCAACTACTCGCTATTCTGGAAATGTCATCTGGAATTAAAGGTGCTTTTAATAGTCTGAAAGTAAAAAAGCTGGACTTTGTTACGCCTTTCCTGCTATTCTCTATCAGTAGATTCCATTATGAATGGCAAACAAAACTAGATGCCATTATTCAGCAGGAATATACTTCTCTACACCCAAGTGTTGCCTGGAAGTTTAGGGAAGAAGCACAAAATGCTTTCTTTGGAAGCTTACGAAACGAAGAATATAATCTGAAAGAAATATCTTTCGACCATGTTTATCCTTTATACGGACAAACAGACATCAAATCTTCTTCCAGTATACGCAACAAGGCACAACAGGAAGATCTTCTGGAACAACTGAACAGGCTTGTCTCTGTTTACGAGAATATAAAAAATGAAAAAGCTGTTAATGAGAAAATCTTATTTGGACTTAAAATTCTTGCAGAAGAGGTTGAAGCGGGTCTAAAAACAGATACAGAACAGAGGGTTTTGCGTTTTCTTGCCAACAAAGTACATCCTGAACTAGAGGAAAATAATACTCCTGAAATTATAAACTACTTCAGTCTGTTGGATTCCAACGGGCAGCTTCTTTATAAAAGAAGAAAAGCTTTTGATGATACGGTTAGTGCAATCAATAAAAATTTTGCTAATCTTCTGGAAAGAAAAGAACAGGAAGCGCAACTTATTTTTCCACATTATTTTGAACTTTTCAAAACCGATGGTGTAGAACATAATATATATGTAGGGCAGTCTATCAGTCCTACGCGACATTATTCTAAAGAAATTTTACATCAGCTAAGGTATTGGCAACTGGAAACATTATGTGAAATGGAACTATGCCATGAATCTATAAAATCCTGCCTGCCCTATAATCTGGATGTGCATACTCTAATATTGGTATTCAACGTTTCATTATCTATCCGCTTCCGAATGGATGAAAAACGTTTTGATGTAGATGGTGCATATAATTCGCGTTACGAAGTTGTAAAAAAACGTATTGATAAAGCTTATATTAAAAATAC
- a CDS encoding complex I subunit 4 family protein — protein sequence MLLALLLIPVIGSALVFAWKSPSAKYIALVLAFLEMALSFYMLSGLDFAATIDSQNLQYQINTPESSFLKTSLHLGVDGLSMLFILLTTILTSLIILSSFSQTVKYKNTFYGLILLMQFGLIGVFTSLDGLMFYAFWEVTLIPIWFICGLWGQEDQKLRFTTKFFVYTFIGSLFMLGGLIYVYNHSASFALLDMYNSDLNVTQQTIVFWFIFVAFAVKLPVFPFHTWQPDTYTYSPTEGTMLLSGIMLKMAIFGVLRYLLPIAPGAIMGISGQIVLTLAIIGIVYGALIAIVKNDIKRIITYSSLSHIGLIVAGIFASAILTLNGRFTTEGAEGAVIQAFAHGINIVGLFYCADILYRRFKTRDIRQMGGLAKVAPKFAVLFLIIVFGSMAVPLTNGFIGEFILLKSISDYNTTAVIISGLTVILCAVYMLRMYGKAMFGKGDEVLLANMKDVSGVEFSVLASLVVFVILFGIFPNSILEMVHSSLEFIFKSMNN from the coding sequence ATGTTATTAGCACTATTACTAATACCAGTTATTGGATCTGCTCTGGTTTTTGCATGGAAAAGTCCAAGCGCTAAGTACATAGCTTTAGTACTAGCATTCTTAGAAATGGCTTTGTCATTCTATATGCTTTCCGGACTAGACTTTGCAGCAACCATAGACAGCCAGAACTTACAGTATCAAATCAATACTCCGGAATCTTCATTCCTGAAGACTTCTTTACATTTGGGTGTTGATGGTTTGTCCATGCTGTTTATTTTATTAACCACTATATTAACCTCATTAATTATACTGTCTTCTTTTAGTCAGACTGTAAAATATAAGAATACTTTCTACGGACTGATCTTATTAATGCAGTTTGGTCTTATCGGAGTATTTACTTCATTAGACGGCTTAATGTTCTATGCTTTCTGGGAAGTAACTCTTATCCCGATTTGGTTCATTTGTGGACTATGGGGTCAGGAAGATCAGAAACTTCGTTTCACGACTAAGTTCTTCGTGTATACATTTATTGGTTCGTTGTTCATGTTAGGTGGTCTTATCTACGTATACAACCACTCTGCATCTTTTGCACTACTGGATATGTATAACTCCGATCTTAACGTTACCCAACAGACCATAGTTTTCTGGTTTATTTTTGTAGCATTCGCTGTAAAATTACCAGTATTCCCGTTCCATACATGGCAGCCGGATACTTATACTTACTCTCCTACCGAAGGAACAATGCTTCTTTCCGGTATCATGCTGAAAATGGCAATCTTCGGAGTTTTAAGATATCTTCTTCCGATTGCACCAGGAGCTATTATGGGAATTTCAGGTCAGATTGTATTAACATTGGCTATTATAGGTATCGTTTACGGTGCATTAATCGCTATCGTTAAAAATGACATCAAAAGAATTATCACTTATTCTTCTCTTTCTCACATTGGACTAATCGTAGCGGGTATTTTTGCTTCTGCAATTCTTACTCTGAACGGACGCTTTACTACCGAAGGTGCTGAAGGTGCTGTTATACAAGCTTTCGCTCACGGTATCAATATCGTTGGTTTATTCTACTGTGCAGATATTTTATACAGAAGATTTAAAACAAGAGATATCAGACAAATGGGCGGACTTGCTAAGGTCGCACCTAAGTTTGCAGTTCTTTTCCTGATCATTGTATTCGGTTCTATGGCAGTTCCGTTAACTAATGGTTTCATCGGTGAATTCATCTTATTAAAATCTATTTCAGATTATAATACAACAGCGGTTATTATATCAGGTCTTACTGTTATACTTTGTGCTGTATACATGCTTAGAATGTACGGAAAAGCAATGTTTGGTAAAGGAGACGAAGTTCTTCTTGCTAACATGAAGGATGTTTCGGGAGTAGAATTCTCTGTACTGGCTTCGCTGGTTGTATTTGTAATACTTTTCGGGATCTTCCCAAATAGTATTCTGGAGATGGTACATAGTTCGTTGGAGTTTATCTTCAAATCAATGAATAATTAA
- the nuoL gene encoding NADH-quinone oxidoreductase subunit L encodes MDNLIIAILILPLIGFLINGLFGKHLPKVVVGGLATLVVFVSFVLAASIFSDYTADSSVTIVRLFKWFQIDGVPINFSLQIDQLSLMMVLIITGIGSLIHLYSIGYMSHDAGFYKFFTYLNLFIFSMLLLVMGSNYLILFIGWEGVGVCSYLLIGFWYDNVEYGKAARKAFIMNRIGDLGLLIGIFAIAYQLNAIDYLTVAQNASKFEYNGGIILFITVSLFIGAMGKSAQIPLFTWLPDAMAGPTPVSALIHAATMVTAGIYLVVRSNFLYTLAPSTMEFIMYIGLATSLVASFIALRQNDIKKVLAYSTVSQLGFMFIALGAGSYTTAMFHLMTHAFFKALLFLGSGSVIHAMSGEQDMRHMGGLRKKIPVTYWTFLIGTLAITGFPFLSGMISKDEILVTAFAKNPVVWFFTFVSAAMTAIYMFRLLYLTFFGEFRGSKEQEHHLHESPLNMTLPLIVLAILSVVGGFFNLPHFVSHDHSQKLAHWLNKVIISPIELPEVSVATEWILLAITVAMFFIVWFIVRNTYVNKKKMALPDSKYVGWERLSAQKLKIDEIYNAMIVKPIEGMGKAASMFDKAVLDRIVNFVANGAEDSGKSFKRLQNGNVETYVLIMSLAVGIILIVNFLLNS; translated from the coding sequence GCAACTCTTGTTGTTTTTGTTTCGTTTGTTCTGGCTGCTTCAATTTTCTCCGATTACACTGCGGATTCATCTGTTACTATTGTACGTTTGTTCAAATGGTTCCAGATTGACGGAGTTCCAATTAACTTTTCATTACAAATAGACCAGTTATCACTGATGATGGTATTAATCATCACCGGAATTGGCTCTTTAATACACCTGTACTCTATCGGTTATATGAGCCATGATGCAGGTTTCTACAAATTCTTTACTTATCTTAACCTGTTTATTTTCTCTATGCTTTTATTAGTAATGGGAAGTAATTACCTAATCCTTTTCATAGGATGGGAAGGTGTAGGAGTTTGTTCTTACTTACTAATCGGTTTCTGGTATGATAATGTAGAATATGGAAAAGCTGCAAGAAAAGCTTTCATTATGAACCGTATTGGTGACCTTGGGTTACTAATCGGTATCTTCGCTATCGCTTACCAGCTTAACGCAATCGATTATCTGACAGTTGCTCAAAATGCTTCTAAGTTCGAATACAATGGTGGTATTATTCTTTTCATCACTGTATCTCTGTTTATAGGAGCAATGGGTAAATCTGCACAGATTCCTTTATTCACATGGCTACCGGATGCGATGGCGGGTCCAACACCGGTATCTGCACTAATCCACGCTGCAACAATGGTTACAGCTGGTATCTACTTGGTTGTACGTTCTAACTTCTTATATACGTTAGCGCCTAGTACAATGGAGTTCATTATGTATATCGGTTTAGCAACTTCTTTAGTTGCATCCTTCATAGCACTAAGACAGAACGACATCAAAAAAGTATTGGCATACTCTACTGTATCTCAGTTAGGTTTCATGTTCATCGCTTTAGGTGCCGGATCTTATACAACAGCAATGTTCCACCTGATGACACATGCTTTCTTCAAAGCTTTATTATTCTTAGGATCAGGTTCTGTAATCCATGCCATGAGCGGAGAGCAGGATATGAGACATATGGGTGGACTGAGAAAGAAAATTCCGGTAACCTACTGGACATTCCTTATCGGTACCCTTGCTATTACAGGTTTCCCTTTCTTATCGGGGATGATTTCTAAAGATGAAATCCTTGTAACTGCATTTGCTAAAAACCCAGTAGTATGGTTCTTTACTTTTGTAAGTGCTGCCATGACTGCGATCTATATGTTCCGTCTTTTATACCTTACTTTCTTTGGAGAGTTCAGAGGATCAAAAGAACAAGAACATCATTTACATGAAAGTCCGCTGAATATGACTTTACCGCTAATTGTACTGGCTATTCTTTCAGTTGTTGGTGGTTTCTTCAACCTTCCGCACTTTGTTTCCCATGACCATTCTCAGAAACTGGCACACTGGCTGAACAAAGTAATCATCTCTCCGATCGAATTACCGGAAGTAAGCGTAGCTACAGAATGGATTTTATTAGCCATTACTGTTGCCATGTTCTTTATTGTATGGTTTATTGTAAGAAATACTTATGTAAACAAAAAGAAAATGGCATTACCAGACAGCAAATATGTTGGATGGGAAAGACTTTCTGCTCAGAAGTTAAAAATTGATGAGATTTATAATGCAATGATTGTAAAACCTATTGAAGGAATGGGTAAAGCAGCATCAATGTTTGATAAAGCTGTACTCGATCGTATTGTAAACTTTGTTGCAAACGGAGCTGAAGATTCTGGAAAATCTTTCAAGCGCCTTCAGAATGGAAATGTAGAAACTTATGTGCTGATTATGTCATTGGCAGTAGGGATTATATTAATTGTTAACTTTTTATTGAATTCATAA
- a CDS encoding NADH-quinone oxidoreductase subunit N — translation MTVFIIIFITAVLSLFAGVFNQSKFSRYIGILGLLIAFYVSYMPDCSFFLKYDNMYLYDGPARLLTQISIVVTLLIFFLGGFAFNNHRSHQSELYALMLLSLCGGITLFGFKNLVTLFLGIEILSIPLYVMAGANKTDLRSIEASMKYFLTGAFATGFLLFGIAMIFGSTGSFDLTEIHKFSLQSGKNPMFILGFILMLCAMAFKTSLAPFHMWSPDVYQGAPSIITSFMATVVKISAFGALFKLMVIGFAGTYGNWLNIMGSFVIITLLLANCMGLAQTNMKRMLAYSSVSHAGYIGLIFFGMNENSLEKMAFYLLAYSLSTIGAFLTLIWVEKVKREVSYNAFKGLAKTEPLLAIVATVSLLSMAGIPLTAGFVGKFSLFSQAMNGAAFLVLVAILGSALSIAYYLRPIIAMFFFKETTFKTSEKVSLTYNILAVVITIAIIVLGIYPDLFNIQFGG, via the coding sequence ATGACGGTATTTATTATAATTTTTATAACAGCTGTATTATCGCTTTTTGCCGGGGTATTCAACCAAAGCAAATTCTCAAGATATATTGGTATTTTAGGGCTTTTAATAGCTTTCTATGTAAGCTATATGCCAGACTGTAGCTTTTTCCTGAAGTACGACAACATGTACTTGTACGACGGACCAGCAAGACTATTAACACAGATTTCTATTGTTGTTACACTGCTTATCTTCTTCCTTGGAGGGTTCGCATTCAACAACCACAGAAGCCACCAGTCTGAATTATATGCATTAATGCTTTTATCATTATGTGGAGGTATTACATTATTTGGATTCAAAAACCTTGTTACATTATTCTTAGGAATTGAAATTCTTTCCATTCCTTTATATGTAATGGCAGGGGCTAATAAAACAGATCTTCGCTCAATTGAAGCTTCTATGAAGTATTTCTTAACAGGAGCATTTGCTACCGGATTCTTACTTTTCGGTATTGCAATGATCTTCGGAAGTACAGGTTCATTCGACCTTACAGAGATCCACAAATTCAGTCTTCAGTCAGGGAAAAACCCAATGTTTATTTTAGGTTTTATCCTTATGCTTTGTGCAATGGCATTTAAGACTTCTTTAGCACCATTCCATATGTGGAGCCCGGATGTATATCAGGGAGCACCATCTATCATTACTTCTTTTATGGCAACTGTAGTTAAAATTTCAGCTTTCGGTGCACTATTCAAGTTAATGGTTATAGGTTTTGCAGGAACATATGGTAACTGGTTAAACATTATGGGAAGCTTTGTAATCATTACATTACTATTGGCTAACTGTATGGGACTTGCTCAGACAAATATGAAGAGAATGCTGGCTTACTCCAGTGTTTCTCATGCCGGATATATCGGTTTGATATTCTTCGGAATGAATGAAAACTCTTTAGAGAAAATGGCTTTCTATCTTTTAGCATATTCTTTATCTACTATTGGTGCTTTCTTAACACTGATCTGGGTAGAAAAAGTAAAAAGAGAAGTATCTTACAATGCATTCAAAGGTCTTGCTAAAACTGAACCTTTATTAGCTATTGTAGCTACAGTTTCATTACTATCTATGGCTGGTATTCCATTAACGGCAGGTTTCGTTGGAAAATTCAGTTTATTCAGCCAAGCAATGAATGGTGCTGCATTCCTAGTATTAGTAGCAATCCTGGGTTCTGCATTAAGTATCGCTTACTACCTGAGACCTATTATTGCGATGTTCTTCTTTAAAGAAACAACTTTCAAAACCAGTGAAAAAGTAAGTCTTACTTACAATATACTGGCAGTAGTTATTACAATTGCAATTATTGTATTAGGAATTTATCCTGATCTTTTTAATATACAGTTTGGAGGATAA
- the endOF3 gene encoding endo-beta-N-acetylglucosaminidase F3 — translation MKKIFFAQCSILLLMLGSCSNMTEDMTPESVNKEASVKSSAALAGSNGVCIAYYITDGRNPTFKLKDIPDKVDMVILFGLKYWSLQDTTKLPGGTGMMGSFKSYKDLDTQIRSLQSRGIKVLQNIDDDVSWQSSKPGGFASAAAYGNAIKSIVIDKWKLDGISLDVEHSGAKPNPIPAFPGYAATGYNGWYSGSMAATPAFLNVISELTKYFGTTAPNNKQLQIASGIDVYAWNKIMENFRNNFNYIQLQSYGANVSRTQLMMNYATGTNKIPASKMVFGAYAEGGTNQANDVEVAKWIPTQGAKGGMMIYTYNSNVSYANAVRDAVKN, via the coding sequence ATGAAAAAAATATTTTTTGCTCAGTGTTCAATACTTTTATTGATGCTGGGATCATGTTCCAATATGACAGAGGATATGACACCTGAGTCAGTTAATAAAGAAGCTTCTGTTAAAAGTAGTGCTGCTTTGGCTGGCTCTAATGGAGTATGTATTGCTTATTATATTACTGACGGAAGAAATCCGACATTCAAACTGAAAGATATACCAGATAAAGTAGATATGGTAATACTTTTCGGGCTGAAATACTGGAGCTTGCAGGATACCACCAAATTACCGGGAGGTACTGGTATGATGGGAAGTTTTAAATCTTATAAAGATCTGGACACTCAGATACGCTCTCTTCAAAGCAGAGGTATCAAGGTGCTACAGAATATAGATGATGATGTAAGCTGGCAGTCTTCCAAACCGGGAGGTTTTGCTTCCGCTGCTGCATATGGAAATGCTATAAAATCTATTGTCATCGACAAGTGGAAATTGGACGGGATAAGCCTGGATGTAGAACATTCCGGGGCAAAACCTAATCCTATACCAGCATTTCCGGGTTATGCAGCAACTGGATATAACGGCTGGTATTCCGGAAGTATGGCAGCAACACCAGCATTTCTGAATGTAATAAGTGAACTGACTAAATATTTCGGTACTACTGCACCAAATAATAAACAACTACAAATCGCCTCAGGTATCGATGTATATGCATGGAATAAGATTATGGAAAATTTCCGAAATAATTTTAATTACATTCAGCTACAATCTTACGGAGCCAATGTGAGCAGAACACAGCTTATGATGAATTATGCTACTGGTACCAATAAAATTCCGGCCAGTAAAATGGTGTTTGGTGCTTATGCTGAAGGCGGAACTAACCAGGCCAATGATGTGGAGGTTGCTAAATGGATACCTACACAGGGAGCTAAAGGTGGAATGATGATTTATACTTATAATTCTAATGTTAGTTATGCCAATGCTGTAAGAGATGCAGTGAAGAACTAA
- a CDS encoding endo-beta-N-acetylglucosaminidase family protein — MKTANFSFALCLSVVIMLFTKCTRSEQDLSVTKDASALKSGVTISAVNLSNLIAYKNSDHQISAGYYRTWRDSATASGNLPSMRWLPDSLDMVMVFPDYTPPANAYWNTLKTNYVPYLHKRGTKVIITLGDLNSATTTGGQDSIGYSSWAKSIYDKWVGEYNLDGIDIDIESSPSGATLTKFVAATKALSKYFGPKSGTGKTFVYDTNQNPTNFFIQTASRYNYVFLQAYGRSTTNLTTVSGLYAPYINMKQFLPGFSFYEENGYPGNYWNDVRYPQNGTGRAYDYARWQPATGKKGGIFSYAIERDAPLTSSNDNTLRAPNFRVTKDLIKIMNP, encoded by the coding sequence ATGAAAACCGCAAATTTTTCTTTTGCATTATGCCTTTCCGTGGTTATAATGTTATTTACCAAATGTACAAGAAGTGAACAAGATCTGTCAGTAACTAAGGATGCCTCTGCACTGAAATCCGGAGTTACAATATCAGCAGTTAATCTAAGCAATCTTATTGCTTACAAAAACAGTGATCACCAGATTTCGGCTGGTTATTACAGAACATGGAGAGACAGTGCTACAGCAAGTGGAAATCTCCCGAGTATGAGATGGTTGCCGGATAGCCTGGATATGGTAATGGTATTTCCGGATTATACACCTCCGGCAAATGCATATTGGAATACCTTGAAAACTAATTACGTTCCTTATCTTCATAAGCGGGGAACCAAGGTTATTATAACATTAGGAGATCTGAACAGTGCAACAACTACGGGCGGTCAAGACTCTATAGGTTACTCTTCATGGGCAAAAAGCATTTATGATAAATGGGTAGGTGAGTATAATCTGGATGGAATCGATATTGATATAGAAAGTAGCCCTAGTGGAGCAACGCTGACCAAATTTGTTGCGGCAACCAAAGCATTGTCTAAATATTTTGGTCCTAAATCGGGTACAGGAAAAACATTTGTATACGATACCAATCAGAATCCTACTAATTTCTTTATTCAGACAGCTTCCCGATACAACTATGTGTTCCTTCAGGCATACGGAAGAAGTACAACCAATCTTACAACAGTTTCCGGACTTTATGCACCGTATATCAATATGAAACAATTTTTACCTGGTTTCTCTTTCTATGAAGAAAATGGATATCCTGGAAATTACTGGAATGACGTAAGATATCCTCAGAACGGAACAGGCCGTGCATATGATTATGCCCGTTGGCAGCCTGCGACAGGTAAGAAAGGTGGAATATTCTCTTATGCTATAGAAAGAGATGCACCATTAACGTCTTCTAATGACAACACGCTTCGTGCTCCTAACTTCAGAGTGACAAAGGATTTGATTAAAATTATGAATCCTTAA